A genomic window from Candidatus Methylacidiphilum fumarolicum includes:
- a CDS encoding formate dehydrogenase subunit delta has translation MNIVMKEGHEDLIFMANQIGEFFKNYPTTEEAVEGIANHLRKFWSPSMRQRIIGYVEKTEGEKLAPLVRLAVEKLKSSS, from the coding sequence ATGAACATAGTTATGAAAGAGGGGCATGAGGATCTCATTTTTATGGCTAACCAGATAGGTGAATTTTTTAAAAATTATCCTACTACTGAAGAAGCTGTAGAGGGGATTGCTAATCATCTCCGGAAATTTTGGTCTCCTTCCATGCGACAAAGGATTATTGGCTATGTTGAGAAGACTGAGGGAGAAAAACTGGCTCCCCTTGTAAGACTAGCCGTTGAAAAACTAAAAAGTAGTAGCTAG
- a CDS encoding DUF4870 domain-containing protein — translation MISSESKNLALLAHLAPLIGYFFAIGQILVPLIIFLLAKDPFVKMQAREALNAQISFTVYFLICLFLFSVLIGYLLIFFLGIFVIWTMIAASIAVSRGKTYNYPYIFRLVS, via the coding sequence ATGATTTCATCGGAAAGCAAAAACCTTGCCCTTTTGGCGCACTTAGCTCCTCTGATTGGATATTTTTTTGCGATTGGACAAATTTTAGTGCCACTTATCATTTTTTTGCTCGCCAAAGATCCTTTCGTTAAAATGCAGGCTAGAGAAGCCTTGAATGCGCAGATCAGTTTTACAGTTTATTTTTTGATTTGTCTGTTCCTCTTTTCTGTGTTGATCGGTTATCTTCTTATATTTTTTTTAGGGATCTTTGTAATTTGGACGATGATTGCAGCCTCAATCGCTGTATCCAGAGGAAAAACTTATAATTATCCCTATATTTTTAGATTGGTTTCTTGA
- a CDS encoding DNA-3-methyladenine glycosylase, giving the protein MGKKIGLAAYLIDDPVQGALFFLGKKLTVRDPKGIIAGIIIETEAYGGAEDKACHGYGNRLTPRNKIIFQQGGITYVYFCYGMHHLLNFVLGPEGIPMAVLIRGVIITEGKELVKSRRKGIPEHQWADGPGKVTKTMGITLADNGISLIGERIWVEESGLEVPDSEIERTPRIGVDYAEEWAKKPLRFVWKKAINRIMPTLMDASSSPHNKDKEKTAFGPTTHYKPFS; this is encoded by the coding sequence ATGGGAAAGAAAATTGGCTTAGCTGCATATCTGATTGATGATCCAGTACAAGGGGCCCTTTTTTTCCTAGGGAAAAAATTGACGGTTAGAGATCCGAAAGGGATTATTGCTGGAATTATTATTGAGACCGAGGCGTACGGTGGAGCCGAGGACAAAGCTTGTCATGGCTATGGGAATCGGTTAACTCCAAGAAATAAAATAATCTTTCAGCAAGGAGGCATTACTTATGTCTATTTTTGCTATGGCATGCACCATCTTTTGAATTTTGTTTTGGGACCGGAGGGAATTCCCATGGCTGTATTGATCCGTGGGGTAATTATTACAGAAGGAAAGGAGTTGGTTAAATCAAGAAGAAAAGGTATTCCTGAACATCAGTGGGCAGATGGCCCTGGAAAAGTCACCAAAACTATGGGGATTACTTTGGCTGACAATGGGATTTCTTTGATTGGAGAGCGCATTTGGGTGGAAGAATCCGGGCTTGAAGTTCCAGATTCGGAAATTGAGAGAACTCCTAGAATTGGTGTCGATTACGCAGAAGAGTGGGCAAAGAAACCTTTGCGTTTTGTTTGGAAAAAAGCTATAAATCGAATTATGCCTACTCTGATGGATGCCTCTTCCAGTCCCCACAACAAGGACAAAGAGAAAACGGCTTTTGGTCCTACCACACATTATAAACCATTCTCATGA
- a CDS encoding HNH endonuclease, with amino-acid sequence MLNSSVLILNRLWQAVNWCTARRAFNLLYCGHAYVVHKNKDDFYTLDFFEWKEHSQAYHGSDVVHTVSFKIRVPKVILLLLFEKVPRKEVKFTRHNVFERDGYLCQYCGGKFDPSYLNLDHVIPRERGGKTTWENVVCSCIRCNSKKGNRTPQEAGMKLLKKPKKPKWRPLFIAGKFPIDESWEKFLDINSWEVNITE; translated from the coding sequence ATTTTGAATTCCAGTGTTCTTATTCTTAACAGGCTGTGGCAAGCCGTTAATTGGTGCACGGCCCGGAGGGCTTTTAATCTTCTTTATTGTGGACATGCTTACGTAGTGCATAAAAACAAAGATGATTTTTATACCTTGGATTTTTTTGAATGGAAAGAACATTCTCAAGCATACCATGGGAGCGATGTAGTTCACACAGTTTCTTTTAAAATCAGAGTACCAAAAGTTATTTTACTGCTCCTTTTTGAAAAAGTCCCAAGGAAGGAAGTTAAATTTACTAGGCATAATGTCTTTGAAAGAGATGGGTATCTTTGTCAGTATTGCGGGGGAAAATTTGACCCCTCTTATCTAAATTTAGACCATGTGATACCTAGAGAGCGGGGCGGAAAAACAACTTGGGAGAATGTGGTTTGTTCCTGTATTCGATGCAATAGCAAAAAAGGGAATAGAACACCTCAAGAAGCTGGAATGAAATTACTTAAGAAGCCGAAAAAGCCTAAATGGCGTCCGCTTTTTATTGCCGGAAAGTTTCCTATCGATGAATCTTGGGAAAAGTTTTTGGATATCAACAGTTGGGAAGTCAATATTACTGAATAA
- a CDS encoding globin domain-containing protein, with protein sequence MDKIHVCAERVDFIFPEVIFPSERVFKVAGEELLRKLVLKHHENLIKSQIFYLFPTDKAEMEKLVRRSADFVVEMCGGPSYYTASRGEPRMRSRHFSVTIDEKAREVWLACYKYALKEVNFPFSVLEEFWQWIESFSIRIINRRTTLEPPRRIPFAEIKNFFIS encoded by the coding sequence ATGGATAAAATTCATGTATGTGCAGAGCGCGTAGATTTTATATTTCCAGAGGTCATCTTTCCTTCCGAAAGAGTGTTTAAAGTCGCTGGGGAAGAGCTTCTTAGAAAACTAGTTCTTAAGCATCATGAAAATTTGATAAAAAGCCAAATTTTCTATCTTTTTCCAACCGATAAAGCTGAAATGGAAAAATTGGTGAGACGTTCGGCTGATTTTGTGGTAGAGATGTGTGGGGGACCCTCATATTATACTGCGTCTAGGGGAGAGCCGAGGATGCGCTCCCGCCATTTTTCAGTAACCATAGACGAAAAAGCAAGAGAAGTATGGCTTGCTTGCTATAAGTACGCTCTCAAAGAAGTTAATTTTCCTTTCTCAGTTCTTGAAGAATTCTGGCAATGGATCGAATCTTTTTCTATTCGAATAATCAATAGAAGAACCACTCTTGAACCTCCTCGTCGCATTCCCTTTGCAGAGATTAAAAATTTCTTTATTTCCTAA
- a CDS encoding L,D-transpeptidase, translating to MMRFLILFSSLFFPYFSSPIKAISLDDFLDIFGKEENVQKGHPGKIVVKISLNNQALYIVKGEKIVLATHVCTGKGDTTPTGHFKVLDKQQRKRSSSYGFWVKDGKYIPSDISGRPGAGWRYVGYPMPYAVEFLPGYYIHQGYVWPVPRSHGCIRLEWKEAEKFYQLVDIGTPIVIARTQAEDKRIGRKLKQPKSYRKPDPPPFLLVSEKAFSPY from the coding sequence ATGATGCGATTTTTGATTCTCTTTTCTTCTCTATTCTTTCCTTATTTCTCTAGTCCTATAAAAGCCATTTCTTTAGATGACTTTTTGGATATTTTTGGCAAAGAAGAAAATGTTCAAAAAGGGCATCCTGGTAAAATAGTCGTAAAAATTTCTTTGAATAATCAAGCACTTTATATTGTGAAGGGTGAAAAAATCGTTCTTGCTACTCATGTATGCACAGGAAAGGGAGATACGACTCCAACAGGCCATTTCAAAGTACTTGATAAGCAACAAAGGAAAAGATCGTCCAGTTACGGATTTTGGGTTAAAGATGGAAAATATATTCCATCAGATATTTCAGGGAGACCTGGAGCCGGATGGAGATATGTTGGTTATCCGATGCCCTATGCCGTAGAATTTTTACCAGGTTATTATATTCATCAAGGTTATGTATGGCCTGTTCCAAGAAGTCATGGCTGCATTCGGCTTGAATGGAAAGAAGCTGAAAAGTTTTACCAGCTAGTTGACATCGGGACTCCTATAGTGATTGCTAGGACGCAGGCAGAGGATAAAAGGATAGGAAGAAAGCTCAAACAGCCCAAAAGTTATAGAAAGCCTGATCCGCCTCCCTTTCTTTTGGTATCAGAAAAAGCATTTAGTCCTTATTAG
- a CDS encoding MMPL family transporter yields MKKNLENFLAWLLHKTCLHCRIVILLFLGLTGLSIWILSTQFKVINDTNALIRKDSPIHKYYLEYRKEFGVAEDYVVVIHGDDPEENKKAALEVGKKLRELAPLVQNVRDRLDLSKLETHLLLYLSIDDLKKIDSEIDGYVKALKEQPEIKLDLNTVLNQANEKFQESYLRKHENWKEFIPFIDRFISILNQLADQLEQKPNYQVKVQKSSLQLQDKDMSNLKVEDIRSILEDHEFLSFEDGKLVLVTASPGKGASDGQKRTETIKKIRQIIADIGMEYPSLSIGLTGEPVLEDDQLQESSKDSLNSALLAFSLVSFLFFISYREILRPAIGLIVLAMALCWSLAFPMVTIGHLNIISEAFVAMVIGMGIDFSIQFMSRYEEEISGGKTILEALKTTSKHTGAAIFTGGCTTAIAFFTMCFNDFIGLQEFGIVAGFGILFCLLSSLTLLPAMYFWIDSKIGLNRIRQSTIKTTWTTPQWFNTVLFFSPRGTLTLASLATVFFAFMIPKVGFDYNLLNLQNQNLDCVQRELELLNSPSRGMISALSVANNEEEAKKRAKAFEALPSVAEVRTLTTIFPEQQEEKLQIIRNIVDKLKDVPLDSSKKEVNADRLKKDIDDLLQKSEEGYKTAQKFVAIAPQAKEAVDIFSKLIPALSRIQKQMNKLPKTELNKRLSRAQFEIFGTMESGLLWLRSQDTSRGVTKDDLPKEVLERFLSPHGKILIEIIPKENVWERKADVQFVNDIRKVDPKVTGTPVQNYEYIELLRKSYTEAAQWAFVAIVILIVLRFQNLLYSILALFPLVLAAIWTLGWMGFFSIPFNPANIITLPLAIGAGVAYGIYTVDRYSEDGNAQLFSTSTGKAILVSGLTAVIGFASLLISSYQGLYSLGLVMTIAISFCLITSLIILPQVFYLMSNKKKKDNELTIDLPAEETLANK; encoded by the coding sequence ATGAAAAAAAACTTAGAAAATTTTCTGGCATGGCTTTTGCACAAAACCTGCCTGCATTGCCGAATAGTTATTCTACTATTTCTTGGCCTGACAGGATTATCCATATGGATTCTTTCTACGCAATTTAAAGTCATCAACGACACCAATGCCTTGATTCGAAAAGATTCTCCCATTCATAAATATTATTTGGAATATCGGAAGGAATTTGGCGTTGCTGAAGATTATGTCGTAGTGATCCATGGAGATGATCCCGAGGAAAATAAAAAAGCTGCTCTTGAAGTTGGGAAAAAGCTTAGAGAACTTGCTCCTTTGGTGCAAAATGTAAGAGATAGACTCGATCTATCAAAACTAGAAACCCATCTTTTGCTTTATCTTTCCATTGATGATCTTAAAAAAATCGATTCCGAAATTGACGGCTACGTCAAAGCTCTTAAAGAACAACCTGAAATAAAGCTCGATCTGAACACTGTTTTGAACCAGGCAAATGAAAAATTCCAAGAATCTTATCTACGAAAACACGAAAACTGGAAAGAATTTATTCCTTTTATAGACCGGTTTATTTCAATTTTGAACCAGCTAGCTGATCAGCTCGAGCAAAAGCCAAACTATCAAGTAAAAGTACAGAAATCTTCTCTCCAGCTTCAGGATAAAGACATGTCTAATCTAAAAGTTGAAGACATTCGATCTATTCTAGAAGATCATGAATTTCTTTCTTTCGAAGATGGCAAACTGGTCCTTGTAACTGCTTCTCCAGGCAAAGGTGCAAGCGATGGGCAAAAAAGGACTGAAACGATAAAAAAAATCCGACAAATTATTGCTGATATTGGAATGGAATACCCTTCTCTATCGATCGGTCTGACTGGAGAGCCGGTACTTGAAGATGATCAGCTACAGGAAAGTTCGAAAGATAGCCTAAATTCAGCTCTTCTAGCTTTCAGTCTTGTTAGTTTCCTTTTTTTTATCAGCTATCGTGAAATCCTTCGCCCCGCTATCGGTTTGATTGTGCTGGCAATGGCTTTGTGCTGGTCTCTGGCTTTTCCTATGGTAACCATTGGCCATCTGAACATTATTTCTGAAGCTTTTGTAGCTATGGTAATAGGGATGGGGATCGATTTTAGCATTCAGTTTATGAGTAGATATGAAGAAGAAATTTCTGGAGGGAAAACCATCCTAGAGGCTCTTAAAACAACTTCGAAACACACGGGAGCAGCGATCTTTACAGGCGGATGTACGACAGCCATTGCTTTCTTCACTATGTGTTTTAACGATTTTATTGGATTACAGGAATTCGGGATAGTTGCGGGATTTGGTATTCTCTTTTGCCTTTTAAGCAGCCTAACTCTACTACCAGCCATGTATTTCTGGATCGACTCTAAAATAGGGCTAAACAGAATCCGGCAGTCTACGATTAAAACCACCTGGACTACGCCCCAATGGTTTAACACCGTTTTGTTTTTTTCTCCAAGAGGCACTTTGACACTAGCGTCACTGGCTACTGTTTTCTTTGCGTTTATGATTCCAAAAGTGGGATTTGACTACAATCTTTTGAACCTTCAAAATCAAAATCTTGATTGTGTTCAACGAGAACTAGAGCTACTTAACTCCCCTTCTCGTGGGATGATTTCAGCCTTATCCGTCGCCAATAACGAAGAAGAAGCCAAAAAAAGAGCCAAGGCTTTTGAGGCTTTACCTTCTGTTGCCGAAGTCCGTACGTTGACAACTATTTTTCCTGAGCAACAGGAAGAAAAACTTCAAATTATTAGAAATATTGTCGATAAACTTAAGGATGTTCCTTTAGACTCCTCGAAAAAAGAAGTTAACGCTGATAGACTGAAAAAGGATATCGACGATCTTCTCCAAAAGTCTGAAGAAGGCTATAAAACAGCACAAAAATTTGTCGCGATTGCCCCACAGGCAAAAGAAGCGGTGGATATTTTTTCAAAACTTATCCCTGCGCTAAGCCGTATTCAAAAACAAATGAATAAGCTTCCAAAAACTGAATTAAATAAGCGGCTTAGTAGAGCCCAATTTGAAATCTTTGGTACCATGGAAAGTGGACTGCTTTGGTTAAGATCACAAGACACTTCTAGAGGAGTGACCAAAGATGACCTTCCGAAGGAGGTTCTGGAACGATTCCTTTCTCCTCACGGGAAAATTCTCATCGAAATTATTCCTAAAGAAAATGTATGGGAAAGGAAAGCAGATGTGCAATTTGTTAACGATATTCGAAAAGTTGATCCAAAAGTTACTGGGACTCCCGTTCAAAATTATGAGTATATAGAGCTTTTAAGAAAAAGTTATACGGAAGCTGCTCAATGGGCATTCGTAGCTATCGTTATCCTTATTGTCTTGAGGTTTCAAAATCTCCTCTATTCTATTCTAGCTCTTTTTCCCCTCGTTTTGGCAGCTATATGGACATTGGGATGGATGGGCTTTTTTAGCATTCCCTTTAATCCCGCTAACATTATTACTTTACCTCTGGCTATTGGAGCAGGCGTTGCTTATGGTATCTATACAGTTGACAGGTATAGTGAAGATGGGAATGCCCAACTTTTTTCTACAAGTACTGGCAAAGCTATTCTCGTTTCCGGTCTCACAGCTGTCATCGGGTTTGCTTCTCTACTCATAAGCTCTTATCAAGGACTGTATAGTTTAGGCTTGGTTATGACGATAGCTATTAGCTTTTGCTTAATCACAAGCTTAATTATCCTGCCACAAGTGTTTTATTTGATGAGTAACAAGAAAAAAAAAGATAATGAGCTGACGATTGATCTTCCTGCCGAAGAAACTCTTGCGAATAAATAA